From one Enterococcus sp. DIV2402 genomic stretch:
- the topA gene encoding type I DNA topoisomerase, translating to MAYKYLVIVESPAKAKTIEKYLGRNYKVVASVGHIRDLPKSKMGIDVENNYEPHYISIRGKGDVIKSLRSAAKKAQKVYLASDPDREGEAIAWHLAHLLNLDLNEKNRVVFNEITKDAVKAAFKEPRTIDVDLVDAQQARRVLDRLVGYSISPILWRKVKKGLSAGRVQSVALKIIIDREKEIRDFKPEEYWSIDGNFKKGRKKFKANFWGIDGKKKKLPNAESVKEVTSRITGKDYEVKNVEKKERKRNPAAPFTTSSLQQEAARKLNFRTRKTMMVAQQLYEGISLGRQGTVGLITYMRTDSKRISDSAKAEVTDFIESTYGKEFAAHDVKKLKNAQGAQDAHEAIRPTSALRTPDEMAKYLDKDQLKLYSLIWSRFVASQMTPAILDTMKVTLDHNGVQFIANGSKVKFKGFMQVYVEGRDDGKEDKENILPELEIGEIVQSVDIEPKQHFTQPPARFSEATLIRTLEENGVGRPSTYAPTLETIQRRYYVKLAQKRFEPTELGEIVNTLIEDFFPQIVDVHFTAEMEDNLDKVEEGKEDWIKVVDRFYRPFEKELVTAEEKIEKIQIKDEPAGFDCELCGHPMVIKLGRYGKFYACSNFPDCRNTKPIVKEIGVECPICHKGQVVERKSKKNRIFYGCDRYPECEFTSWDKPIGRNCPKCDHYLVEKKVKGGKQIVCPNGDYEEDVQK from the coding sequence ATGGCCTATAAATATTTGGTGATTGTGGAATCACCAGCGAAAGCAAAAACGATTGAGAAGTATCTTGGTCGAAATTACAAAGTTGTTGCCAGTGTGGGACATATTCGTGATTTACCAAAAAGTAAAATGGGAATCGATGTTGAAAATAATTATGAACCACATTATATTTCCATTCGTGGAAAAGGCGATGTCATTAAAAGTCTCCGCTCAGCAGCAAAAAAAGCACAAAAAGTGTATCTTGCAAGTGACCCGGATAGAGAAGGGGAAGCCATTGCTTGGCATTTAGCCCATTTATTGAATTTAGACTTAAATGAAAAAAATCGTGTGGTTTTTAATGAAATTACCAAAGATGCAGTAAAAGCAGCGTTTAAAGAACCGCGCACAATTGATGTAGACTTAGTGGATGCGCAACAAGCACGTCGGGTATTAGACCGTTTAGTCGGTTATTCCATTAGTCCTATTTTGTGGCGTAAAGTTAAAAAAGGTTTGAGTGCAGGACGTGTTCAGTCAGTCGCTTTAAAAATTATTATTGACCGTGAAAAAGAAATTCGTGATTTTAAACCAGAAGAATACTGGAGTATTGACGGGAATTTCAAAAAGGGACGCAAGAAATTCAAAGCTAACTTCTGGGGAATTGATGGTAAGAAAAAGAAATTGCCAAATGCGGAAAGCGTGAAAGAAGTTACTAGCCGTATTACAGGCAAAGATTATGAAGTAAAAAACGTTGAGAAAAAAGAACGTAAACGCAACCCAGCAGCGCCGTTTACTACGAGTAGTTTGCAACAAGAGGCAGCGCGCAAACTAAACTTTAGAACACGTAAAACAATGATGGTTGCCCAACAACTATATGAAGGAATTTCATTAGGACGTCAAGGGACAGTCGGTTTAATCACTTATATGCGTACCGATTCAAAACGTATCTCAGATTCTGCAAAAGCTGAAGTGACGGACTTTATCGAATCAACTTATGGAAAAGAATTCGCAGCGCATGATGTCAAAAAATTGAAAAATGCGCAAGGTGCTCAAGATGCCCATGAAGCAATTCGTCCAACTAGTGCATTGCGTACACCAGATGAGATGGCGAAATATCTAGACAAAGATCAATTAAAATTATATTCTTTAATTTGGTCACGTTTTGTAGCAAGTCAAATGACGCCAGCGATTTTAGATACAATGAAAGTGACATTGGATCATAATGGTGTGCAATTTATTGCGAATGGTTCAAAAGTAAAATTTAAAGGGTTTATGCAAGTATATGTTGAAGGTCGCGATGATGGGAAAGAGGACAAAGAAAACATTTTGCCAGAGCTAGAAATTGGCGAGATTGTTCAATCTGTAGATATCGAACCAAAACAACACTTTACACAACCACCTGCACGATTTAGTGAAGCTACCTTAATTCGTACATTGGAAGAAAACGGTGTTGGTCGACCATCTACTTACGCTCCAACCCTAGAAACGATTCAACGTCGGTATTATGTGAAATTGGCACAAAAACGTTTTGAACCAACTGAATTAGGTGAAATCGTCAATACGCTTATTGAAGATTTCTTCCCGCAAATTGTCGATGTTCATTTTACAGCTGAGATGGAAGACAATTTAGATAAAGTAGAAGAAGGTAAAGAAGATTGGATTAAAGTTGTTGACCGATTCTATCGACCATTTGAGAAAGAATTAGTAACAGCAGAAGAGAAAATCGAAAAAATCCAAATAAAGGATGAACCTGCAGGCTTTGATTGTGAATTATGTGGACATCCAATGGTTATTAAATTGGGACGATACGGGAAGTTTTATGCGTGTAGTAATTTTCCTGATTGTCGCAATACAAAACCGATTGTTAAAGAAATTGGTGTGGAGTGTCCCATCTGTCATAAAGGACAAGTTGTGGAAAGAAAATCTAAGAAAAATCGTATCTTCTATGGGTGTGATCGTTATCCTGAATGTGAATTTACTTCTTGGGACAAACCAATTGGCCGAAATTGTCCAAAATGTGATCATTATTTAGTAGAGAAAAAAGTCAAAGGTGGCAAACAAATTGTTTGTCCAAACGGTGACTATGAAGAAGATGTACAAAAATAG